Proteins found in one Chlamydia pneumoniae TW-183 genomic segment:
- a CDS encoding metal ABC transporter solute-binding protein, Zn/Mn family, producing the protein MHKVIVFIFLTLYSLKSYGNDVIDKPHVLVSIAPYKFLVEQIAEETCFVYAIVTNHYDPHTYELPPQQIKELRQGDLWFRIGEAFEKTCERNLTCQQVDLSQNVSLIQGKPCCNQHTTNYDTHTWLSPKNLKVQVETIVTTLSKKYPQHATLYQSNGEKLLLALDQLNEEILTITSKAKQRHILVSHGAFGYFCRDYNFSQHTIEKSSHVEPSPKDVARVFRDIEQYKISSVILLEYSGRRSSAMLADRFHMHTVNLDPYAENVLVNLKTIATTFSSL; encoded by the coding sequence ATGCATAAAGTAATAGTTTTCATTTTCCTTACCCTATATTCGTTAAAAAGTTATGGGAATGATGTAATAGATAAGCCCCATGTTCTTGTCAGTATCGCCCCCTATAAATTCCTAGTTGAACAAATTGCTGAAGAGACCTGTTTTGTCTATGCGATAGTTACGAATCACTATGATCCCCATACCTATGAACTTCCTCCTCAGCAAATCAAGGAGTTACGACAAGGAGACCTTTGGTTCCGTATAGGAGAGGCATTTGAAAAAACTTGTGAGAGAAACCTTACATGCCAACAAGTCGATCTTTCCCAAAATGTCTCGCTGATTCAAGGAAAGCCTTGCTGTAATCAACATACCACGAACTACGACACCCACACTTGGTTAAGCCCTAAAAACCTTAAAGTCCAAGTGGAGACTATCGTTACCACTTTAAGTAAAAAATATCCTCAACACGCGACTCTATATCAAAGCAATGGAGAGAAACTTCTGTTAGCTTTGGACCAACTCAATGAGGAAATTCTTACGATTACCTCCAAAGCGAAACAACGCCATATTTTAGTTTCCCATGGAGCCTTTGGGTATTTTTGCCGTGATTACAATTTCTCTCAGCACACTATAGAGAAAAGCAGTCATGTTGAGCCTTCTCCTAAAGATGTGGCTCGCGTATTTCGTGACATTGAACAGTACAAAATTTCTTCTGTGATTCTTCTCGAATACTCTGGAAGACGAAGTAGTGCTATGCTGGCAGATCGTTTCCACATGCATACTGTGAATCTCGATCCCTATGCGGAAAATGTACTTGTAAACTTAAAAACCATAGCGACGACTTTTTCTAGTTTATGA
- a CDS encoding ABC transporter ATP-binding protein, whose product MTIRILAEGLAFRYGSKGPNIIHDVSFSVYDGDFIGIIGPNGGGKSTLTMLILGLLTPTFGSLKTFPSHSAGKQTHSMIGWVPQHFSYDPCFPISVKDVVLSGRLSQLSWHGKYKKKDFEAVDHALDLVGLSDHHHHCFAHLSGGQIQRVLLARALASYPEILILDEPTTNIDPDNQQRILSILKKLNRTCTILMVTHDLHHTTNYFNKVFYMNKTLTSLADTSTLTDQFCCHPYKNQEFSCSPH is encoded by the coding sequence ATGACAATACGAATTCTTGCTGAAGGCCTAGCTTTCCGTTACGGAAGCAAGGGACCGAATATCATTCATGATGTTTCTTTCTCTGTCTATGATGGCGACTTTATAGGAATCATAGGACCAAACGGAGGGGGGAAAAGCACCTTAACGATGTTAATTTTGGGCTTGCTTACTCCTACATTCGGATCCTTGAAGACTTTCCCTTCGCATTCCGCGGGGAAACAAACCCATTCCATGATCGGTTGGGTTCCCCAACATTTCTCTTATGATCCTTGTTTTCCTATCTCAGTAAAAGATGTTGTCCTCTCAGGAAGATTGTCTCAACTCTCCTGGCATGGAAAATATAAAAAGAAAGATTTTGAAGCTGTAGATCACGCTTTGGATCTTGTTGGACTTTCTGACCACCACCACCACTGCTTCGCCCATCTCTCAGGAGGACAAATCCAGCGTGTACTTCTGGCAAGAGCCTTAGCCTCCTACCCTGAAATTTTAATTCTTGATGAGCCGACGACAAACATTGATCCTGACAATCAACAAAGAATTTTAAGTATCCTAAAAAAGCTCAACCGTACGTGCACCATTCTTATGGTAACTCACGATCTTCACCATACGACGAATTACTTTAATAAAGTTTTTTATATGAACAAAACTTTGACTTCATTGGCAGACACTTCGACCTTAACAGACCAATTTTGTTGTCATCCCTATAAAAATCAGGAATTTTCATGCTCTCCTCACTAA
- a CDS encoding metal ABC transporter permease codes for MLSSLIRDSFPLLILLPTFLAALGASVAGGVMGTYIVVKRIVSISGSISHAILGGIGLTLWIQYKLHLSFFPMYGAIVGAIFLALCIGKIHLKYQEREDSLIAMIWSVGMAIGIIFISRLPTFNGELINFLFGNILWVTPSDLYSLGIFDLLVLGIVVLCHTRFLALCFDERYTALNHCSVQLWYFLLLVLTAITIVMLIYVMGTILMLSMLVLPVAIACRFSYKMTRIMFISVLLNILCSFSGICIAYCLDFPVGPTISLLMGLGYTASLCVKKRYNPSTPSPVSPEINTNV; via the coding sequence ATGCTCTCCTCACTAATCCGTGATTCATTTCCCCTTCTTATTTTACTTCCCACATTCCTAGCGGCATTAGGAGCCTCCGTAGCTGGCGGCGTTATGGGAACCTATATCGTTGTAAAACGTATTGTTTCAATTAGTGGAAGTATATCTCATGCAATTCTAGGAGGAATTGGCCTCACCCTATGGATACAATATAAGCTTCATCTCTCTTTTTTCCCTATGTATGGAGCTATTGTAGGAGCTATTTTTCTAGCTCTTTGCATCGGCAAGATCCACCTGAAATACCAAGAAAGGGAAGACTCTTTGATTGCGATGATTTGGTCTGTGGGCATGGCAATTGGAATTATATTCATTTCCAGGCTTCCCACCTTTAATGGAGAGCTCATCAATTTTCTATTTGGGAACATTCTCTGGGTCACCCCTTCAGACCTCTATAGCTTAGGAATCTTTGATCTTCTTGTTTTAGGAATTGTGGTCCTTTGCCACACCCGGTTCCTTGCTCTTTGCTTTGATGAGAGGTACACGGCTTTAAACCATTGTTCTGTACAGCTGTGGTATTTCCTACTTCTTGTTCTGACAGCAATCACGATTGTGATGTTGATTTATGTGATGGGAACGATTCTGATGCTTAGCATGCTCGTCTTACCTGTTGCTATAGCGTGTAGATTTTCGTACAAGATGACACGAATTATGTTCATCTCGGTCCTCTTGAATATCTTATGTTCTTTTTCTGGAATTTGCATCGCCTACTGTTTAGATTTCCCAGTAGGTCCTACGATATCATTGCTGATGGGGTTAGGTTATACAGCGAGTCTTTGTGTGAAGAAGCGGTACAATCCGTCGACGCCTTCTCCTGTAAGTCCTGAAATCAATACAAATGTATAG
- the cgtA gene encoding Obg family GTPase CgtA: protein MFVDQITLELRAGKGGNGVVAWRKEKYLPKGGPYGGNGGNGGSVIIEATTSVYSFEAYRNIRFLKAPDGQSGATNNRTGRSGKDLIVSVPTGTLLRDAETGEILHDFTVDGERLLVSQGGKGGKGNTFFKTSVNRAPTKATPGKPGEIRQVELELKLIADIGLVGFPNAGKSTLFNTLAHTEVKVGAYPFTTLAPSLGLVLCKDRLYQKPWIIADIPGIIEGAHQNKGLGLDFLRHIERTLLLLFVIDVSKRERNSPEEDLETLIHELHSHQPDFEKKDMLVALNKIDDLLPDEQEECLQSFQKRFPSYTFVLISGLTGEGVDGLYRFFTQRLAV, encoded by the coding sequence ATGTTTGTAGATCAAATTACCTTAGAATTGCGTGCTGGAAAGGGCGGAAACGGCGTTGTTGCTTGGAGAAAGGAAAAATACCTTCCTAAAGGAGGGCCTTACGGAGGCAATGGTGGCAATGGCGGCTCCGTAATCATAGAAGCCACCACAAGTGTATATTCTTTCGAAGCTTATAGAAATATCCGCTTTCTCAAGGCTCCCGACGGTCAGTCAGGAGCTACAAATAACCGCACAGGACGCAGTGGTAAAGATCTAATAGTTTCTGTCCCTACAGGCACCCTGCTTCGTGATGCTGAGACTGGTGAAATCCTTCATGACTTTACCGTAGATGGAGAGCGTCTCCTAGTGAGCCAAGGAGGAAAGGGAGGAAAAGGAAATACCTTCTTTAAGACCTCAGTAAACCGAGCCCCTACAAAAGCCACCCCAGGAAAACCCGGAGAAATCCGTCAGGTAGAGTTAGAACTTAAGCTCATTGCTGATATCGGTTTGGTAGGGTTCCCAAATGCAGGAAAGTCCACACTATTTAATACACTCGCACATACCGAAGTGAAAGTCGGAGCCTATCCCTTCACAACTCTGGCCCCCTCTTTGGGCCTAGTCCTTTGTAAAGATCGTTTGTATCAAAAACCCTGGATTATCGCTGACATTCCAGGAATCATTGAAGGAGCTCATCAAAACAAAGGCCTAGGACTCGATTTTCTTCGCCATATTGAGCGCACTCTTTTACTGCTATTTGTTATCGATGTCTCCAAAAGAGAGAGAAACTCTCCCGAAGAAGACTTAGAAACGCTCATCCACGAGCTCCACTCTCATCAGCCAGATTTTGAAAAGAAAGATATGCTGGTAGCTTTAAATAAAATTGATGATCTTCTTCCTGACGAACAGGAAGAATGCCTCCAAAGCTTCCAAAAGCGCTTCCCTAGCTATACATTTGTATTGATTTCAGGACTTACAGGAGAAGGCGTCGACGGATTGTACCGCTTCTTCACACAAAGACTCGCTGTATAA
- the rpmA gene encoding 50S ribosomal protein L27, translating into MAHKKGQGASRNGRDSKSKRLGVKVGAGQKVSTGSILVRQRGTRWNPAQNVGRGRDDTLFALVDGIVVMKKTNRTYISVVPEQL; encoded by the coding sequence ATGGCACATAAGAAAGGACAAGGGGCAAGCCGAAACGGTAGAGATTCAAAATCGAAGCGCCTTGGGGTTAAAGTGGGCGCTGGGCAAAAAGTTTCTACAGGAAGTATTCTCGTTCGTCAGAGAGGGACCCGATGGAATCCTGCACAAAATGTAGGTCGTGGTCGTGATGATACCCTATTCGCTTTAGTCGATGGTATTGTAGTAATGAAAAAGACGAATCGTACTTATATCTCTGTTGTTCCTGAGCAACTTTAG
- the rplU gene encoding 50S ribosomal protein L21, translated as MEPYAVIQTGSKQYQVRSGDVIDVELLGEVASDKEVIFQDVLFVFDGTKASLGSPTIANAQVKAEYLSHVKGEKVVAYKYKKRKNYHRKHGHRQKYLRVKIREILI; from the coding sequence ATGGAGCCCTACGCAGTAATCCAAACAGGAAGCAAGCAATATCAGGTTCGCTCAGGCGATGTGATTGATGTCGAGTTACTAGGGGAAGTTGCTTCGGATAAAGAAGTCATTTTTCAAGATGTCCTCTTTGTATTCGATGGAACTAAAGCCTCTCTAGGAAGCCCTACGATTGCGAACGCACAAGTAAAAGCCGAATATCTTTCTCATGTTAAAGGAGAAAAAGTAGTCGCCTATAAGTATAAAAAACGCAAAAATTATCATCGTAAACACGGACATCGTCAGAAGTACCTTCGTGTGAAAATCCGTGAGATATTGATATAA
- the ispF gene encoding 2-C-methyl-D-erythritol 2,4-cyclodiphosphate synthase codes for MDRDNEVPLPKPKWIYRTGIGQDSHRFLPESSTKPCILGGIIFDHCPGFQANSDGDIIFHAICNAISSVTNKIILGKVADELLQTRGITDSGIYLEEALKSLKPNQKISHVAITIEGSRPKFLCKLSALRQNIAQVMNLTPTDIGITATSGEGLSDFGCGDGVQCFCVLTVMEYCD; via the coding sequence ATGGATAGAGACAATGAGGTTCCCCTGCCCAAGCCCAAATGGATTTACCGTACAGGTATTGGTCAAGACAGCCACCGCTTTCTCCCAGAAAGTTCCACGAAGCCCTGCATTTTAGGTGGTATCATTTTTGATCATTGCCCAGGATTTCAGGCAAATTCCGATGGAGACATTATCTTTCATGCCATTTGTAATGCGATTTCCTCAGTAACTAATAAAATTATTTTAGGAAAGGTTGCTGATGAGCTTCTCCAAACACGGGGAATTACAGATAGTGGGATTTATCTTGAGGAGGCTTTAAAATCTCTGAAGCCTAATCAAAAGATTTCTCATGTCGCTATTACGATTGAAGGAAGTCGACCTAAATTTCTCTGTAAGCTATCTGCATTACGTCAAAATATTGCCCAGGTTATGAACTTAACACCTACGGATATTGGCATTACTGCGACTTCTGGAGAGGGTTTGAGTGACTTTGGCTGTGGAGATGGCGTTCAGTGTTTCTGCGTCTTAACTGTGATGGAATACTGTGACTAA
- a CDS encoding sulfite reductase flavoprotein subunit alpha — MYLQEKFKAQQVPLVLRELLSCSDSINDSDPIYRMVFDSNDTTISYKVGDALGVLPENSKEVSEHVLQLLGYSPTTLVNVKKTSEKVSAQKFIQGYVDLDKIPAKLNSFFPDKDPKITLYDAIQEYRPQIPIELFAESVFPLLPRFYSIASSPDLHPKSIELLVKHVSYPGKYQKRFGVCSSFLCSELQVNDSAYIFVQPTKHFTLSTQTEGKPLVMIGAGTGIAPYKAFLEERLFNKDPGNNLLFFGERKEKVNFYYREFWNHAEEEGKLKLFLAFSRERDQKVYVQDLLRIQKDEVRKAYEEGGFFFVCGRKVLGIEVKHALEEILGKDTLASLRKEHRYVVDVY, encoded by the coding sequence ATGTACCTACAAGAAAAGTTTAAGGCTCAGCAAGTTCCTCTAGTATTGCGTGAGCTACTTTCTTGTTCCGATTCCATTAACGATAGCGATCCCATCTACCGCATGGTCTTTGATAGCAATGATACGACTATATCCTATAAAGTAGGCGATGCTTTAGGAGTCTTACCAGAGAATTCTAAAGAGGTCTCCGAACACGTTCTCCAGCTTCTAGGCTATTCCCCAACGACCCTTGTCAACGTAAAAAAAACTTCTGAAAAAGTTTCTGCCCAAAAATTTATCCAAGGCTATGTTGATCTTGATAAAATTCCAGCAAAGCTAAATTCCTTTTTCCCAGACAAAGATCCTAAGATTACACTGTATGATGCCATTCAAGAGTACCGCCCTCAGATCCCAATAGAACTCTTCGCTGAGAGTGTGTTTCCTTTATTGCCTCGTTTCTACTCTATAGCCTCCTCACCAGATCTACATCCCAAAAGTATAGAGCTATTGGTAAAACACGTTTCCTATCCTGGAAAATATCAAAAACGCTTCGGAGTTTGCTCGTCCTTTCTATGTAGCGAACTACAGGTCAACGATTCTGCCTACATATTCGTACAACCTACAAAACACTTCACTCTATCTACACAGACTGAAGGGAAACCCTTAGTTATGATCGGAGCTGGAACAGGAATCGCTCCTTATAAAGCCTTCCTAGAGGAACGCCTTTTCAATAAAGACCCAGGAAATAATTTACTATTTTTTGGTGAGCGCAAAGAAAAAGTGAACTTCTATTATCGAGAATTCTGGAACCATGCAGAAGAGGAAGGAAAACTAAAACTCTTTTTAGCCTTCTCAAGAGAGAGAGACCAAAAAGTCTATGTTCAAGATCTTCTTAGGATTCAAAAAGATGAGGTAAGAAAGGCCTATGAAGAGGGAGGGTTTTTCTTTGTCTGTGGACGTAAAGTCTTAGGCATAGAAGTAAAACACGCTTTAGAAGAAATCTTAGGAAAAGATACTCTAGCCTCCCTCAGAAAGGAACATCGTTACGTTGTTGACGTCTATTAG
- the rpsJ gene encoding 30S ribosomal protein S10, whose amino-acid sequence MKQQKQKIRIRLKGFDQGQLDRSTADIVETAKRTGARVVGPIPLPTKREVYTVLRSPHVDKKSREQFEIRTHKRLVDILDPTGKTIDALKMLALPAGVDIKIKAA is encoded by the coding sequence ATGAAGCAGCAAAAGCAAAAAATTCGTATTCGTCTGAAAGGATTCGATCAGGGGCAGCTAGATCGTTCCACAGCAGATATTGTTGAAACTGCTAAAAGAACAGGAGCTCGTGTTGTAGGACCAATTCCTCTGCCTACAAAAAGAGAAGTCTATACTGTATTGCGTTCGCCACATGTGGATAAAAAATCAAGAGAGCAGTTTGAAATTCGTACTCACAAACGTCTTGTAGATATTTTAGATCCCACAGGAAAAACTATCGATGCTTTGAAAATGTTAGCACTTCCTGCAGGAGTTGATATTAAAATCAAAGCGGCTTAA
- the fusA gene encoding elongation factor G has translation MSNQEFDLSAIRNIGIMAHIDAGKTTTTERILFYAGRTHKIGEVHEGGATMDWMAQEQERGITITSAATTVFWLGAKINIIDTPGHVDFTIEVERSLRVLDGAVAVFDAVSGVEPQSETVWRQADKYGVPRIAFVNKMDRMGADYFAAVESMKEKLGANAFPVHCPIGSESQFVGMVDLISQKALYFLDDTLGAKWEEKEISEDLKERCAELRANLLEELATIDESNEAFMMKVLEDPDSITEDEIHQVMRKGVIENKINPVLCGTAFKNKGVQQLLNVIVKWLPSPLDRGNIRGINLKTDQEISLEPRRDGPLAALAFKIMTDPYVGRITFIRIYSGTLKKGSAILNSTKDKKERISRLLEMHANERTDRDEFTVGDIGACVGLKFSVTGDTLCDDNQEIVLERIEFPDPVIDMAIEPKSKGDREKLAQALSSLSEEDPTFRVSTNEETGQTIISGMGELHLDILRDRMIREFKVEANVGKPQVSYKETITVSGNSETKYVKQSGGRGQYAHVCLEIEPNEPGKGNEVVSKIVGGVIPKEYIPAVIKGIEEGLNTGVLAGYGLVDVKVSIVFGSYHEVDSSEMAFKICGSMAVKDACRKAKPVILEPIMKVAVITPEDHLGDVIGDLNRRRGKILGQESSRGMAQVNAEVPLSEMFGYTTSLRSLTSGRATSTMEPAFFAKVPQKIQEEIVKK, from the coding sequence ATGAGCAATCAAGAATTCGATTTAAGTGCAATTAGAAACATCGGCATCATGGCTCATATTGATGCTGGGAAAACAACGACTACAGAAAGAATTCTTTTCTATGCTGGAAGAACTCACAAAATCGGTGAAGTTCATGAAGGCGGAGCTACCATGGACTGGATGGCCCAGGAGCAAGAAAGAGGAATTACGATTACCTCTGCTGCAACTACTGTCTTCTGGCTAGGCGCAAAAATCAACATTATTGATACTCCTGGACACGTCGACTTTACGATTGAAGTAGAACGTTCTCTTCGGGTTCTTGATGGTGCTGTAGCCGTATTTGACGCCGTATCTGGCGTGGAACCTCAATCAGAAACTGTTTGGAGACAAGCAGATAAATACGGTGTTCCACGGATTGCTTTCGTAAATAAAATGGACCGTATGGGAGCAGACTATTTTGCTGCCGTGGAATCCATGAAAGAGAAATTGGGAGCGAATGCTTTCCCTGTCCACTGTCCTATTGGATCTGAAAGCCAGTTTGTCGGCATGGTCGATCTAATCTCTCAAAAAGCTCTTTATTTTCTAGATGATACCCTAGGAGCAAAATGGGAAGAAAAAGAGATTTCTGAAGATCTCAAAGAGCGTTGTGCAGAATTGCGAGCGAATCTTTTGGAAGAACTCGCTACTATAGATGAAAGTAATGAAGCTTTCATGATGAAAGTTCTTGAAGATCCCGATAGCATTACTGAAGATGAAATCCATCAGGTTATGCGTAAGGGAGTCATTGAGAATAAAATCAATCCTGTACTCTGCGGAACCGCTTTTAAAAATAAAGGTGTGCAACAACTGCTCAATGTGATTGTCAAGTGGTTGCCTTCTCCTTTGGATCGAGGAAATATCCGCGGAATCAATCTTAAAACAGATCAAGAAATTAGTTTAGAGCCAAGACGTGATGGACCTCTAGCAGCTCTAGCTTTCAAAATCATGACAGATCCCTACGTAGGTCGGATTACATTTATCCGAATCTATTCAGGCACTCTTAAAAAAGGGTCTGCCATTTTAAATTCTACAAAAGATAAAAAAGAACGGATTTCTCGCCTTTTAGAAATGCACGCTAATGAGCGTACAGATAGAGATGAGTTTACTGTGGGCGATATTGGAGCTTGCGTGGGTCTGAAGTTTTCTGTCACAGGAGATACCTTGTGTGACGATAACCAAGAAATTGTTCTTGAACGTATAGAATTTCCAGACCCCGTCATCGATATGGCTATTGAGCCAAAGTCTAAAGGGGATAGAGAAAAACTTGCTCAAGCATTAAGTTCTTTATCAGAAGAAGATCCTACATTCCGTGTCTCAACAAATGAAGAGACAGGACAGACCATCATTTCTGGAATGGGGGAACTTCATTTAGATATTCTTCGAGATCGTATGATCCGAGAATTTAAAGTTGAAGCTAACGTAGGAAAACCGCAAGTTTCTTATAAAGAAACCATTACTGTGAGCGGAAATAGTGAAACAAAATACGTGAAGCAGTCTGGTGGTCGAGGGCAATATGCTCACGTTTGCCTCGAAATAGAACCTAACGAACCTGGGAAAGGCAACGAAGTTGTCAGTAAGATTGTCGGAGGTGTCATTCCTAAAGAATATATCCCTGCAGTAATTAAAGGGATAGAAGAGGGATTGAACACAGGAGTCCTGGCTGGCTACGGTCTTGTAGACGTTAAGGTAAGTATTGTTTTCGGTTCGTATCACGAAGTCGATTCTAGTGAAATGGCATTTAAGATCTGTGGGTCTATGGCAGTTAAAGACGCCTGTAGAAAAGCGAAGCCTGTAATCTTAGAGCCAATCATGAAGGTAGCAGTAATTACCCCAGAAGATCATCTTGGCGATGTTATTGGGGACCTCAACCGTCGTCGAGGCAAAATTTTAGGACAAGAATCTTCTCGAGGAATGGCTCAAGTGAATGCTGAGGTACCTCTAAGCGAAATGTTTGGGTACACGACATCTTTAAGATCATTGACCTCAGGACGTGCAACATCAACCATGGAACCAGCATTCTTTGCTAAGGTTCCTCAAAAAATTCAAGAAGAGATTGTTAAGAAGTAA
- the rpsG gene encoding 30S ribosomal protein S7 encodes MSRRHSAEKRDIPGDPIYGSVILEKFINKVMMHGKKSVARKIVYSALERFGKKLNLENVLEGFGEALENAKPILEVRSRRVGGATYQVPVEVASERRNCLAMQWIIKHARSKPGKSMEVGLATELIDCFNKQGATIKKREDTHRMAEANKAFAHYKW; translated from the coding sequence ATGTCAAGGCGGCACTCCGCTGAAAAGCGCGATATCCCTGGGGATCCTATCTATGGCAGCGTGATCTTAGAAAAATTTATCAACAAGGTTATGATGCATGGGAAGAAAAGTGTGGCAAGGAAAATTGTCTACTCTGCTCTAGAGCGTTTCGGTAAAAAATTAAATTTAGAGAATGTGCTTGAAGGTTTTGGAGAAGCTTTAGAAAATGCAAAACCTATTTTAGAAGTTCGTTCCCGTCGTGTTGGAGGCGCTACTTATCAAGTGCCTGTTGAAGTTGCTAGCGAACGTAGGAATTGTTTAGCGATGCAATGGATCATCAAACACGCTCGTAGTAAACCTGGAAAGTCTATGGAAGTTGGACTTGCTACCGAACTGATTGACTGCTTCAACAAACAGGGTGCAACAATTAAGAAACGTGAAGACACCCATCGTATGGCGGAAGCAAATAAAGCATTCGCACATTATAAGTGGTAA
- the rpsL gene encoding 30S ribosomal protein S12, with amino-acid sequence MPTINQLIRKRRKSSLARKKSPALQKCPQKRGVCLQVKTKTPKKPNSALRKVAWVRLSNGQEVIAYIGGEGHNLQEHSIVLIQGGRVKDLPGVRYHIVRGTLDCAAVKNRKQSRSRYGAKRPK; translated from the coding sequence ATGCCCACCATTAATCAATTAATACGTAAAAGACGTAAGTCAAGTCTAGCTAGAAAGAAATCCCCAGCTTTGCAGAAGTGCCCACAAAAGCGGGGAGTTTGCCTTCAAGTAAAAACAAAAACTCCTAAGAAGCCGAACTCGGCTTTAAGGAAAGTTGCTTGGGTGCGACTATCTAACGGGCAGGAAGTCATTGCCTATATTGGTGGTGAAGGACACAATCTTCAAGAGCACAGCATTGTGTTGATCCAAGGCGGTAGAGTCAAAGATTTGCCTGGTGTTCGTTATCATATTGTTCGTGGCACCCTAGATTGTGCAGCAGTAAAAAATAGAAAGCAAAGTCGTTCACGGTACGGCGCAAAGCGGCCTAAGTAA